The following proteins are co-located in the Acanthochromis polyacanthus isolate Apoly-LR-REF ecotype Palm Island chromosome 7, KAUST_Apoly_ChrSc, whole genome shotgun sequence genome:
- the LOC110953063 gene encoding paxillin-like isoform X2 codes for MDDLDALLADLESTTSHISKRPVFLPDETPYSIPTGGHSYQDVSVPPPVPPPPSAEALNGSLIDQPDSHHSSQQSLGSAQKSSWSRDSSSSPLSHIEEDHVYSFPNKQKTSDSSTAAMTSALGSNLSELDRLLLELNAVQQSSPSFPTTEEAAPPLPSCSITHYENGSAPDILVSPPPQEKPKRNGTRLEEARPSVESLLDELEGSVPSPSPPTRHSDLDTSSQQQARISASCATRELDELMASLSDFKIMAQGKGGVPGGPPTQVNKLDNMLGSLQSDLNKLGVQTVAKGVCGACCKPIVGQVVTAMGRTWHPEHFVCTHCQEEIGSRNFFEREGQPYCEKDYHNLFSPRCYYCNGPILDKVVTALDRTWHPEHFFCAQCGSFFGPEGFHEKDGKAYCRKDYFDMFAPKCGGCARAILENYISALNCLWHPECFVCRECFTPFVNGSFFEHDGQPYCEVHYHERRGSLCSGCQKPITGRCITAMSKKFHPEHFVCAFCLKQLNKGTFKEQNDKPYCHGCFIKLFS; via the exons ACGCGTTGCTGGCGGACCTGGAATCTACTACGTCCCACATCTCAAAGCGACCTGTGTTCTTGCCTGACGAGACCCCCTACTCCATCCCCACTGGAGGACACTCGTACCAAGATGTTTCGGTTCCACCTCCAGTGCCTCCTCCACCCTCAGCCGAGGCTCTGAACGGCTCCCTGATAGATCAGCCAGACTCCCACCACTCCTCACAGCAG TCATTAGGTTCAGCCCAGAAGAGCTCATGGTCCAGGGACAGTAGCAGTTCTCCATTGTCTCACATTGAAGAGGACCACGTCTACAG TTTTCCAAACAAACAGAAGACATCCGACTCATCAACAGCAGCCATGACTTCTGCCCTGGGCAGTAACCTCTCAGAGCTCGACAGGCTTTTGCTGGAACTTAACGCAGTACAGCAGAGCTCCCCTTCATTCCCCACCACAG AGGAGGCCGCTCCGCCCTTACCATCCTGCAGCATCACCCACTATGAGAACGGCAGCGCCCCTGACATCCTAGTGAGCCCTCCTCCTCAGGAGAAACCCAAGAGGAATGGAACAAGGTTGGAGGAGGCTCGACCCTCTGTGGAGAGTCTGCTGGACGAGTTGGAGGGCTCCGTGCCATCACCCAG cCCGCCCACCCGCCACAGTGATTTGGACACATCATCTCAACAGCAAGCCAGAATCTCAGCTTCCTGTGCAACAAGAGAACTTGACGAGCTGATGGCCTCTTTGTCTGACTTCAAG ATCATGGCTCAAGGGAAAGGTGGCGTTCCTGGTGGTCCTCCGACGCAGGTCAACAAGCTGGACAACATGCTTGGCAGCCTGCAGTCCGACCTCAACAAACTGGGAGTGCAGACGGTCGCTAAAGGAGTTTGTGGTGCCTGCTGTAAGCCTATTGTGGGACAG GTGGTGACCGCCATGGGCCGCACGTGGCACCCTGAACACTTTGTGTGCACACACTGTCAGGAGGAGATCGGCTCCAGGAACTTCTTTGAGCGTGAAGGGCAGCCGTACTGTGAGAAAGATTACCACAATCTGTTCTCTCCACGATGCTACTACTGCAACGGGCCCATACTGGAT AAAGTTGTGACGGCACTGGATAGGACATGGCATCCTGAACACTTCTTCTGCGCTCAGTGTGGATCTTTCTTTGGCCCAGAGG GTTTTCATGAAAAGGATGGAAAAGCCTACTGCAGGAAGGATTATTTCGATATGTTTGCACCGAAATGTGGTGGCTGTGCCAGAGCCATTCTGGAAAACTACATCTCAGCGCTGAACTGTCTCTGGCATCCTGAGTGTTTCGTTTGCAGG GAGTGCTTCACCCCGTTTGTGAATGGCAGTTTCTTTGAGCATGACGGCCAGCCCTACTGTGAAGTTCACTACCACGAGCGCCGCGGCTCCCTCTGCTCCGGCTGCCAGAAGCCCATCACAGGACGCTGCATCACGGCCATGTCCAAGAAGTTCCACCCGGAGCACTTTGTCTGCGCCTTCTGCCTGAAGCAGCTCAACAAAGGCACCTTTAaagaacaaaacgacaaaccCTACTGCCACGGCTGCTTCATCAAGCTGTTCAGTTAG
- the LOC110953063 gene encoding uncharacterized protein LOC110953063 isoform X1, whose protein sequence is MDDLDALLADLESTTSHISKRPVFLPDETPYSIPTGGHSYQDVSVPPPVPPPPSAEALNGSLIDQPDSHHSSQQSLGSAQKSSWSRDSSSSPLSHIEEDHVYSFPNKQKTSDSSTAAMTSALGSNLSELDRLLLELNAVQQSSPSFPTTEEAAPPLPSCSITHYENGSAPDILVSPPPQEKPKRNGTRLEEARPSVESLLDELEGSVPSPSPPTRHSDLDTSSQQQARISASCATRELDELMASLSDFKPSSLGSLLEPAGAPFSSHHPPVSSSVTPVASPSLSLSHLSACASPHFSLPGLELHIDEDGGDGGMLMPHPSRLPPHSPTSSLSAVSDPELDSVIDVSAAMLSSQTKALLVLSQSASSNSNLMRNSSSPSSTTTPSLTSVNTVLDNKFSKSPSPSVERVSPSAAFGKLSCPPETLSKGSACFHDIDFNFSTSPSPKNLTPPLSAPSPRSVPVSTSPSSAQISSKTSSPSTASPMMVPSPLAFTSTSRQQLEAVPAVQRASPLSVWQTPAVEPSLDEALDKLLAMSFAQNHPAAQVEEPQMKMEAQCLGSGMQDVHEELILPMDRSIMQPDTFTSATNTITDDSVDGGTDGNGDLDWADEELSMSLHDGLDGTMTPYTERLYTDGSMTPLTEASWMDESMTPSSCPGTPDVALDLPLLQSPNIDRVSASGHIKSVIRRTKETPNVHPMYRDGHLRRKMGPVIVNKNTSQDRLIEELQGKLGIGRSERRRKQSDDWLTEGVVITSKPQRFRPEGAGNEVDKIIIPPESPVPVRKVLPPPSPPAPRRPPVVEEPKRLLPVQQPPVPIPPPPPPPQPVHVQEPVPAAPPQIIKPSAPPAPIQEPSAPKPEPPPPVPKTPTQPPPVEPVPPVAPKVLVSVGCQTEYDPVFPPMQIMAQGKGGVPGGPPTQVNKLDNMLGSLQSDLNKLGVQTVAKGVCGACCKPIVGQVVTAMGRTWHPEHFVCTHCQEEIGSRNFFEREGQPYCEKDYHNLFSPRCYYCNGPILDKVVTALDRTWHPEHFFCAQCGSFFGPEGFHEKDGKAYCRKDYFDMFAPKCGGCARAILENYISALNCLWHPECFVCRECFTPFVNGSFFEHDGQPYCEVHYHERRGSLCSGCQKPITGRCITAMSKKFHPEHFVCAFCLKQLNKGTFKEQNDKPYCHGCFIKLFS, encoded by the exons ACGCGTTGCTGGCGGACCTGGAATCTACTACGTCCCACATCTCAAAGCGACCTGTGTTCTTGCCTGACGAGACCCCCTACTCCATCCCCACTGGAGGACACTCGTACCAAGATGTTTCGGTTCCACCTCCAGTGCCTCCTCCACCCTCAGCCGAGGCTCTGAACGGCTCCCTGATAGATCAGCCAGACTCCCACCACTCCTCACAGCAG TCATTAGGTTCAGCCCAGAAGAGCTCATGGTCCAGGGACAGTAGCAGTTCTCCATTGTCTCACATTGAAGAGGACCACGTCTACAG TTTTCCAAACAAACAGAAGACATCCGACTCATCAACAGCAGCCATGACTTCTGCCCTGGGCAGTAACCTCTCAGAGCTCGACAGGCTTTTGCTGGAACTTAACGCAGTACAGCAGAGCTCCCCTTCATTCCCCACCACAG AGGAGGCCGCTCCGCCCTTACCATCCTGCAGCATCACCCACTATGAGAACGGCAGCGCCCCTGACATCCTAGTGAGCCCTCCTCCTCAGGAGAAACCCAAGAGGAATGGAACAAGGTTGGAGGAGGCTCGACCCTCTGTGGAGAGTCTGCTGGACGAGTTGGAGGGCTCCGTGCCATCACCCAG cCCGCCCACCCGCCACAGTGATTTGGACACATCATCTCAACAGCAAGCCAGAATCTCAGCTTCCTGTGCAACAAGAGAACTTGACGAGCTGATGGCCTCTTTGTCTGACTTCAAG CCCAGTTCTTTGGGCTCTCTGCTAGAGCCAGCAGGAGCACCCTTCAGCTCTCACCATCCTCCAGTCTCTTCCTCCGTTACCCCAGTGGCTTCTCCTTCCCTTAGTCTGTCCCACCTGTCTGCCTGTGCCTCTCCTCACTTCTCTTTACCTGGTTTAGAGCTGCACATAGACGAGGATGGAGGAGATGGTGGCATGTTGATGCCCCATCCGAGCCGTCTGCCTCCCCACAGTCCTACCTCCTCACTTTCTGCAGTCAGTGACCCAGAACTAGACTCTGTCATAGACGTCTCTGCAGCCATGCTGTCATCCCAAACCAAGGCTCTGCTAGTCCTCTCTCAGTCTGCTTCCTCTAACTCCAACCTGATGAGAAATAGCTCAAGTCCTTCCAGTACCACCACCCCCTCACTTACCTCAGTAAACACTGTCCTAGACAACAAGTTCTCAAAGTCCCCGAGTCCATCTGTGGAACGGGTCTCACCATCAGCTGCTTTTGGTAAACTGTCTTGTCCTCCTGAGACTCTGAGCAAAGGGTCTGCTTGTTTTCATGACATTGATTTTAATTTCTCCACTTCACCTTCTCCGAAAAACCTCACCCCTCCCCTCTCAGCTCCCTCACCCCGCTCTGTCCCTGTCTCTACATCTCCATCTTCTGCACAAATCTCCTCAAAAACATCCTCACCATCTACAGCCTCTCCGATGATGGTTCCCTCCCCACTGGCCTTCACGAGCACCAGCAGACAACAGTTGGAGGCAGTGCCCGCTGTCCAGAGAGCCAGCCCCCTCTCTGTATGGCAAACCCCTGCGGTGGAGCCTTCCCTGGACGAGGCACTAGACAAGCTGCTTGCAATGAGTTTTGCGCAAAATCATCCAGCGGCACAGGTGGAGGAACCACAGATGAAGATGGAGGCACAGTGTCTGGGCAGTGGAATGCAGGATGTGCATGAGGAGCTCATCCTGCCCATGGACAGAAGCATCATGCAGCCCGACACTTTCACCAGCGCCACCAACACCATCACAGACGACTCTGTGGACGGAGGCACTGATGGGAACGGAGAtctggactgggctgatgaGGAGCTGTCCATGTCTCTGCATGATGGACTGGATGGCACCATGACGCCCTACACCGAGAGGCTGTACACAGATGGCAGCATGACCCCGCTGACAGAGGCCAGCTGGATGGATGAGTCCATGACCCCGTCCTCATGCCCCGGGACCCCTGACGTTGCCCTGGACCTGCCCCTGCTTCAGTCTCCCAATATAGACCGAGTCTCTGCATCTGGACAT ATCAAATCAGTGATCAGGCGAACGAAGGAGACTCCCAATGTGCACCCCATGTACCGAGACGGTCATCTCCGCAGGAAGATGGGACCCGTCATCGTAAACAAGAACACGTCTCAGGACCGTCTGATAGAGGAGCTGCAGGGTAAGCTCGGGATCGGCCGCTCAGAGAGGCGCCGCAAACAGTCCGACGACTGGCTCACCGAGGGTGTCGTCATCACATCCAAACCACAGCGTTTCCGTCCCGAAGGGGCCGGCAATGAGGTCGACAAG ATCATAATTCCCCCAGAGTCTCCTGTCCCTGTGAGGAAGGTGCTCCCACCTCCTTCTCCCCCCGCCCCTCGTCGCCCCCCTGTGGTAGAAGAACCTAAGCGACTCCTCCCTGTACAACAGCCCCCGGTCCCAATacccccacctcctccccctccaCAGCCCGTCCACGTTCAGGAACCAGTTCCCGCTGCACCTCCGCAGATTATCAAACCCTCAGCTCCACCTGCCCCAATTCAGGAACCTTCTGCCCCCAAACCTGAGCCCCCTCCTCCTGTCCCTAAAACCCCCACCCAGCCACCACCAGTGGAGCCAGTTCCACCAGTTGCCCCCAAAGTTCTGGTGTCTGTAGGCTGCCAAACAGAGTATGACCCAGTCTTCCCTCCAATGCAG ATCATGGCTCAAGGGAAAGGTGGCGTTCCTGGTGGTCCTCCGACGCAGGTCAACAAGCTGGACAACATGCTTGGCAGCCTGCAGTCCGACCTCAACAAACTGGGAGTGCAGACGGTCGCTAAAGGAGTTTGTGGTGCCTGCTGTAAGCCTATTGTGGGACAG GTGGTGACCGCCATGGGCCGCACGTGGCACCCTGAACACTTTGTGTGCACACACTGTCAGGAGGAGATCGGCTCCAGGAACTTCTTTGAGCGTGAAGGGCAGCCGTACTGTGAGAAAGATTACCACAATCTGTTCTCTCCACGATGCTACTACTGCAACGGGCCCATACTGGAT AAAGTTGTGACGGCACTGGATAGGACATGGCATCCTGAACACTTCTTCTGCGCTCAGTGTGGATCTTTCTTTGGCCCAGAGG GTTTTCATGAAAAGGATGGAAAAGCCTACTGCAGGAAGGATTATTTCGATATGTTTGCACCGAAATGTGGTGGCTGTGCCAGAGCCATTCTGGAAAACTACATCTCAGCGCTGAACTGTCTCTGGCATCCTGAGTGTTTCGTTTGCAGG GAGTGCTTCACCCCGTTTGTGAATGGCAGTTTCTTTGAGCATGACGGCCAGCCCTACTGTGAAGTTCACTACCACGAGCGCCGCGGCTCCCTCTGCTCCGGCTGCCAGAAGCCCATCACAGGACGCTGCATCACGGCCATGTCCAAGAAGTTCCACCCGGAGCACTTTGTCTGCGCCTTCTGCCTGAAGCAGCTCAACAAAGGCACCTTTAaagaacaaaacgacaaaccCTACTGCCACGGCTGCTTCATCAAGCTGTTCAGTTAG